In Macadamia integrifolia cultivar HAES 741 unplaced genomic scaffold, SCU_Mint_v3 scaffold3003, whole genome shotgun sequence, one DNA window encodes the following:
- the LOC122067612 gene encoding uncharacterized protein LOC122067612, producing the protein MSWSSSDNFFVNTKLEVFWVNLFSESLELTRSKGVVYDGPKGDDFKRFLHSKNFQVNRQGKAIVRVRKRFLECQYDTFILETVVPLGPFGFQNIPLPKPQEVNELQSLLENTKAESAKKNNELTELKSLLENTKAELDKKNNEFTELQSLLKNIKAELAKKNDELIELQSLLKNIKAESAKKNDELTELQSLLKNAKAEMAKKNDALNELMKQKTDQDWNREQFQLTMIAINNSMKRVFIEYGLEPPASGDQESVLRFLEMLRDLILHKEFSDTFVVAANVILASMASIFEKRIGLSIGMEIRNTTPSTPAYLIKNLSTLRDFMVDSHFFIDGSVIVKDFRLMNEDDLLVIFRDSIADVAELKKKEIGVKSINNIDTKSIFYGYFNIPTVGIFKGVLTRVHVTLPDEIMVKLQVCKHNLNNKRFWFVYANGSGIFEKEEHDLGSPANLEVVKFAPSRVLGDSTDFEGFFCRMNRIFVNEKGTYLKFDFISGKYSGSRVYVDNMVRYYTKDGGMSDPFKLVQFDANTPTTDIVRREVYLPGTSSVGSKYPSWMLNEALGKDCVFTFNDFCFMGKIRRVSGTFRENALVSVFFEQSQHGENCYVDALATTFFVLKPEKTTSWGTTGGSTAPRFI; encoded by the coding sequence atgagttggTCATCAAGTGATAATTTTTTTGTGAACACAAAGTTAGAGGTCTTCTGGGTCAACCTCTTCTCTGAATCATTAGAATTGACACGGAGCAAAGGTGTCGTCTACGATGGGCCAAAGGGTGATGATTTCAAGAGGTTCTTGCATTCTAAGAACTTTCAAGTAAACCGTCAAGGTAAAGCTATTGTACGCGTCCGAAAGCGCTTCCTTGAATGTCAATATGATACCTTCATTCTAGAAACAGTGGTACCATTGGGCCCTTTTGGTTTCCAGAACATACCATTGCCAAAGCCGCAAGAGGTGAACGAATTGCAAAGCCTCCTGGAGAATACCAAAGCTGAATCggcaaaaaagaataatgagcTTACTGAATTGAAAAGCCTCTTGGAGAATACCAAAGCTGAATTGGACAAGAAGAATAATGAGTTTACTGAATTGCAAAGCCTCTTGAAGAATATCAAGGCTGAATTGGCGAAGAAGAATGATGAGCTTATCGAATTGCAAAGCCTTCTGAAGAATATCAAGGCTGAATCGGCGAAGAAGAATGATGAGCTTACTGAATTGCAAAGCCTCCTAAAGAATGCTAAGGCTGAAATGGCAAAGAAGAATGATGCGCTTAATGAATTGATGAAGCAGAAGACTGATCAAGATTGGAATCGTGAACAGTTCCAACTGACTATGATTGCGATCAACAACTCAATGAAGAGAGTGTTCATTGAATATGGCCTTGAACCACCGGCCAGCGGAGATCAAGAATCAGTGTTGAGGTTTCTCGAGATGTTACGTGATCTAATCCTTCACAAAGAATTCAGTGACACTTTTGTTGTAGCTGCGAACGTGATACTAGCCTCGATGGCAAGCATATTTGAGAAACGCATTGGCTTAAGCATTGGCATGGAAATAAGGAATACTACTCCCAGTACTCCAGCCTATCTCATTAAGAATCTAAGTACCTTAAGAGACTTTATGGTAGATTCCCACTTCTTTATTGATGGCAGTGTTATAGTGAAGGATTTTCGTCTGATGAACGAGGATGACCTCCTTGTTATCTTTCGGGATTCTATAGCAGATGTGGCAGAGCTCAAGAAGAAGGAGATAGGTGTGAAATCAATCAATAACATCGATACAAAGTCCATCTTCTACGGGTATTTTAACATTCCAACGGTGGGTATTTTCAAGGGTGTTTTGACAAGAGTTCATGTCACCTTGCCAGATGAGATCATGGTGAAACTTCAAGTATGCAAACATAACCTTAATAACAAAAGGTTTTGGTTTGTCTACGCCAATGGGTCAGGTATATTTGAAAAGGAGGAGCATGATCTTGGATCTCCAGCCAATCTAGAAGTTGTCAAATTCGCCCCTTCTCGGGTCTTAGGTGACTCGAccgattttgaaggatttttttGTAGGATGAATCGAATCTTCGTTAATGAGAAGGGAACATATCTCAAGTTTGACTTTATTTCTGGCAAATATTCAGGATCACGTGTTTATGTTGATAATATGGTTCGCTATTATACTAAGGATGGTGGAATGTCTGATCCTTTTAAGTTGGTGCAATTTGATGCAAATACACCTACAACAGATATCGTACGGCGAGAAGTTTATTTACCTGGGACCTCAAGTGTTGGGAGTAAATATCCCTCTTGGATGTTGAATGAAGCTCTAGGTAAAGACTGTGTTTTCACGTTCAATGACTTCTGTTTTATGGGGAAAATAAGGAGAGTCTCTGGCACTTTCCGTGAGAACGCTCTGGTTAGTGTGTTTTTCGAACAAAGCCAACATGGGGAGAATTGTTATGTTGATGCTCTTGCAACAACTTTCTTCGTTTTAAAACCCGAGAAAACAACCTCATGGGGAACCACCGGTGGATCAACAGCTCCAAGATTTATTTAA